One window of the Rhodothermales bacterium genome contains the following:
- a CDS encoding LysM peptidoglycan-binding domain-containing protein → MFFLVLLLTATAAQAQEGTTHTVRPGDTLFSISRLYDVPVDSIRVWNDMAGNDIRAGMELRVRRAATPTAEPPATPRTPAAPEPDPVPAEPKPASNTVPDQLFGIPLDSLKTWNPGYQTYLDSLAAAGTVPVRGQATYAVKAGDTLFGVARAHGTDVATLRRLNALTDSGLRVGQELRVPSRGIVESRVAQWPATLSGRRLADGTVYHPDRQVVGHPEWPLGSVVFLDAGGPVLLAVVADRSPSMGFPVLDLSKGLVDRLGLELHPAAVVRVRMVPQ, encoded by the coding sequence GTGTTTTTCCTGGTCCTGCTCTTGACCGCGACGGCGGCGCAGGCACAGGAAGGCACCACCCACACGGTCCGGCCGGGCGATACGTTGTTCAGCATTTCCCGTCTGTATGACGTGCCGGTGGACTCCATCCGCGTGTGGAACGATATGGCGGGCAACGATATCCGTGCGGGCATGGAGCTACGGGTGCGCCGCGCTGCAACTCCCACCGCCGAGCCTCCGGCGACCCCCAGGACTCCGGCAGCCCCCGAGCCCGATCCTGTCCCCGCCGAACCCAAGCCGGCATCAAACACCGTCCCAGACCAACTTTTCGGGATTCCCCTCGACAGCCTCAAGACCTGGAATCCCGGATATCAGACCTACCTCGACTCCCTCGCGGCCGCGGGTACGGTACCTGTCCGTGGCCAGGCAACCTATGCCGTGAAGGCCGGCGACACGCTGTTCGGCGTGGCTCGTGCACACGGCACGGACGTCGCCACGCTCCGTCGCCTGAATGCCCTGACGGATTCCGGGTTGCGCGTGGGCCAGGAACTGCGGGTGCCGTCGCGGGGCATCGTCGAGAGCCGCGTGGCCCAGTGGCCCGCGACCCTGTCCGGGCGTCGTCTGGCGGACGGCACCGTGTATCATCCGGACCGGCAGGTGGTGGGCCATCCCGAGTGGCCGTTGGGCAGCGTGGTCTTCCTCGATGCCGGCGGACCGGTATTGCTGGCGGTGGTCGCCGATCGTTCCCCGTCCATGGGCTTTCCCGTGCTGGACCTGTCCAAGGGTCTCGTGGACCGGCTGGGACTGGAACTGCACCCGGCAGCCGTGGTGCGTGTCCGGATGGTGCCGCAATGA
- a CDS encoding CPBP family intramembrane glutamic endopeptidase yields the protein MKEYLNATRTGTWGFVAAMPLLVLYEVMVLLVNAGRTAEVRVGADVWIKALMSVLGDWGMLGLSVAILVTGGWIFFRDRKRSIPLKPRWFGYLILESLLYAIVLALLVSTTVGALFNGAATLVAGLQAIGEAAPVDRVTMFVLSLGAGLYEELVFRVVLVGGLFWILKRFVGRPWVAYVVAALVGAFLFSLVHYLGPLGDPFSLASFTFRFLFGLALNGVFLLRGFGAAAWTHALYDVLVVTRLLG from the coding sequence ATGAAAGAATACCTGAATGCCACCCGTACGGGAACGTGGGGCTTCGTGGCGGCCATGCCATTGCTGGTCCTGTACGAAGTCATGGTCCTGCTCGTCAACGCCGGCCGCACGGCTGAAGTCCGCGTCGGCGCCGACGTCTGGATAAAAGCCCTCATGTCTGTCCTGGGGGATTGGGGCATGCTGGGGTTGAGCGTGGCCATCCTGGTCACGGGTGGATGGATCTTCTTCCGGGACCGGAAACGGTCCATCCCCCTGAAACCCCGCTGGTTCGGCTATCTCATCCTGGAAAGCCTGCTCTACGCCATCGTGTTGGCCCTTCTGGTTTCCACCACCGTCGGTGCCCTCTTCAATGGAGCCGCGACACTGGTGGCCGGATTGCAGGCCATTGGAGAAGCCGCACCCGTTGACCGCGTCACCATGTTCGTGCTTTCGCTGGGCGCGGGACTCTATGAGGAACTGGTCTTCCGGGTCGTGCTGGTAGGCGGGCTGTTCTGGATCCTCAAACGCTTCGTAGGCCGACCGTGGGTGGCCTATGTCGTTGCCGCACTGGTCGGGGCGTTCCTGTTCTCGCTGGTCCACTACCTGGGGCCACTCGGCGATCCATTCTCGCTCGCCTCGTTCACGTTCCGGTTCCTCTTCGGACTGGCCCTCAACGGAGTGTTCCTGCTGCGCGGGTTCGGCGCGGCCGCCTGGACCCACGCGCTGTACGACGTGCTGGTGGTGACCCGTCTCCTGGGTTGA
- the htpX gene encoding zinc metalloprotease HtpX produces the protein MNGLRTTALMAALIVLFALLGQALGGQSGMMIAFLFAVVMNFGSYWFSDKIVLKMYKASEVDRSTAPELVDMVDRLRTKAGLPMPRVYVIPSDQPNAFATGRNPEHSAVAVTNGIVRMLSREELEGVIAHELAHIQNRDILTSSIAATVGAAITMLARFALFFGGGDRDRGSAISSLLMLILAPIAAIMIQMAISRSREFVADADGAAICGNPRALATALQRLQAGSEHVPMDANPSTAHMFIVNPFAGAMGGLRSLFSTHPPTKARVERLMNMRL, from the coding sequence ATGAACGGACTGCGCACAACAGCCTTGATGGCTGCCTTGATCGTGCTTTTTGCCCTGCTCGGACAGGCGCTCGGTGGACAGAGCGGGATGATGATCGCCTTCCTGTTTGCGGTCGTCATGAACTTCGGCAGCTACTGGTTCTCCGACAAGATTGTCCTGAAGATGTACAAGGCGAGCGAGGTGGATCGTTCGACCGCACCGGAGCTCGTGGACATGGTGGACCGCCTTCGCACCAAGGCCGGGTTGCCCATGCCCCGCGTGTACGTCATTCCGTCCGATCAGCCCAATGCCTTCGCCACGGGGCGCAATCCGGAGCATTCCGCCGTCGCCGTGACGAACGGAATCGTGCGGATGTTGTCCCGGGAAGAACTGGAGGGCGTCATTGCCCACGAACTGGCGCACATCCAGAACCGCGACATCCTGACCAGTTCGATCGCGGCGACCGTGGGCGCGGCCATTACCATGCTGGCACGGTTTGCCCTGTTTTTCGGTGGCGGTGATCGCGATCGCGGCAGCGCCATTTCTTCGCTGCTCATGCTCATCCTGGCGCCGATTGCGGCCATCATGATCCAGATGGCCATTTCCCGTTCGCGTGAGTTCGTCGCCGATGCCGACGGTGCGGCCATCTGCGGAAATCCGCGTGCCCTGGCGACGGCGCTTCAGCGACTGCAGGCCGGGTCCGAGCATGTACCCATGGATGCGAATCCATCGACCGCCCACATGTTCATCGTGAACCCCTTTGCTGGCGCCATGGGCGGTCTCCGGAGCCTTTTTTCCACGCATCCACCGACGAAAGCCCGTGTGGAGCGTCTTATGAACATGAGGCTTTAA
- a CDS encoding ComEA family DNA-binding protein gives MKYWIYRLQERLYCTEQEAVLFSTGLAALAVTLLLRSASADPDWLVEWSYAEMDSLFEVLAARADSADNEVYWTPEANVVPADTIDFPIHLNTATAVHLDALPGVGPAIADRILAERRRVGGFTSVDDLLNVRGIGPKTMEKLRPLVTIAPDSTQTDPPSRPPTRLPPSSPPS, from the coding sequence GTGAAATACTGGATATACCGTCTGCAGGAACGCCTGTACTGTACCGAGCAGGAAGCCGTGCTCTTCAGTACCGGCCTTGCCGCCCTCGCCGTCACCCTGCTGTTGCGATCCGCATCGGCCGATCCCGATTGGTTGGTGGAGTGGTCCTATGCGGAAATGGACAGCCTGTTCGAGGTCCTCGCTGCCCGTGCCGATTCAGCCGACAACGAAGTGTATTGGACCCCGGAGGCCAACGTGGTGCCCGCCGACACCATCGATTTCCCCATCCATCTGAACACCGCCACCGCCGTACATCTGGATGCCCTCCCGGGGGTTGGGCCGGCCATTGCCGACCGGATCCTGGCCGAACGACGACGCGTGGGGGGCTTCACGTCCGTGGACGACTTGCTGAACGTACGCGGGATCGGGCCGAAAACGATGGAGAAATTGCGTCCCCTCGTTACGATAGCTCCGGATTCGACTCAGACCGACCCTCCTTCGCGCCCCCCGACTCGTCTGCCGCCTTCTTCACCGCCTTCGTGA
- the recO gene encoding DNA repair protein RecO, giving the protein MSEKPHILRTPAVVLRSIDYGETSRIVTLFTQERGRMSVMAKGARSSRSRFGSTLEPLSHMEAVVFCRSGRELQMLTETSHIDVWRDLSGSLEKIETGYRLLEMTNALMHQEEAHPAVYSLLVTALTALNAAEARAGNLWPWFQLRLAGLLGFGPAFDGDTVKQMDTEYGMLDLSSGVIAAHGQAELQAGRRATRRALRAFAVLSRAALRDAMNMHMDPMTSAEVTSLVAAYITWHVESAYPTRTARVFAQLAG; this is encoded by the coding sequence ATGTCCGAAAAGCCGCACATCCTGAGGACGCCCGCCGTTGTGCTGCGCAGCATTGACTATGGCGAGACGAGCCGCATTGTGACGTTGTTCACGCAGGAGAGGGGGCGGATGTCGGTCATGGCCAAGGGTGCCCGGTCCAGTCGAAGCCGATTCGGATCGACGTTGGAACCGCTCTCGCACATGGAGGCCGTGGTGTTCTGCCGGTCGGGCCGGGAACTGCAGATGCTGACCGAGACCAGTCACATCGACGTCTGGCGGGACCTTTCGGGATCGCTGGAGAAGATCGAGACCGGGTATCGGCTGCTGGAGATGACCAATGCGCTCATGCATCAGGAAGAGGCCCATCCGGCCGTGTATTCCCTCCTGGTGACCGCGTTGACGGCACTGAATGCCGCCGAGGCGCGCGCGGGCAACCTGTGGCCCTGGTTCCAGCTTCGTCTGGCCGGGCTCCTGGGTTTCGGGCCGGCCTTCGACGGTGATACAGTGAAACAGATGGATACGGAATACGGCATGCTGGACCTGTCATCCGGGGTCATTGCCGCCCACGGACAGGCTGAACTGCAGGCCGGGCGGCGCGCGACGCGCCGTGCCCTGCGGGCATTCGCCGTCCTGTCGCGCGCCGCCCTTCGCGACGCGATGAACATGCACATGGATCCGATGACCTCAGCGGAAGTGACGTCGCTGGTGGCCGCCTACATCACGTGGCATGTCGAGAGCGCCTATCCCACGCGGACGGCACGCGTATTCGCGCAACTGGCGGGTTGA
- the lexA gene encoding transcriptional repressor LexA translates to MPRRDLTDKQESFLEYIQEYTDEHGVWPTYREISDHFDFRSPNSVTQNLQALHKKGYLEKDDDGFFFPRNERSEEATSGIPIRGIITAGKLQEAVEEHLGTITLETLFPNLDRIFAIRVAGNSMKGADINDGDYVLLMDDDIPNGGIGAILYDGETSLKRVFYDQFGLRLEPANEEFDDIHIRPDVFEEVRVLGRYVGHVNHTGIFRRTPAGRAVA, encoded by the coding sequence ATGCCGAGACGTGATTTGACCGACAAGCAGGAGTCGTTCCTGGAGTACATCCAGGAATACACGGACGAGCACGGTGTTTGGCCGACGTATCGTGAGATCAGTGACCACTTCGATTTCCGGTCCCCGAACAGCGTCACCCAGAATCTGCAGGCCCTCCACAAGAAGGGCTATCTCGAAAAGGACGATGATGGGTTCTTCTTCCCGCGAAACGAGCGGTCGGAAGAGGCGACATCGGGCATTCCCATCCGGGGCATCATCACGGCGGGCAAGTTGCAGGAGGCCGTCGAGGAGCACCTTGGCACCATCACCCTTGAGACCCTGTTTCCGAATCTGGATCGCATTTTCGCCATCCGGGTGGCCGGCAACTCCATGAAGGGCGCCGACATCAACGACGGGGACTACGTATTGTTGATGGACGATGACATCCCCAACGGCGGCATCGGAGCCATCCTGTATGACGGCGAGACGTCCCTGAAACGGGTATTCTATGACCAGTTCGGACTTCGTCTGGAGCCCGCCAACGAGGAGTTCGACGACATCCATATCCGTCCGGATGTCTTCGAGGAGGTCCGGGTGCTGGGACGCTACGTGGGGCACGTGAACCACACCGGTATTTTCCGCCGCACCCCGGCAGGCCGCGCTGTAGCCTGA
- a CDS encoding alpha-amylase family glycosyl hydrolase, whose amino-acid sequence MTFRYGLLFFLLLTTAGHVYAQQAPFSWEGATVYQIVTDRFSNGNSDNNGAYGRGLDGNGTPYAVDSTGHFLGGDWDGIRGWIEEGWFTRLGVDALWISAPYEQVHGWISERGGEYQHYGYHGYWALDYTEPERAFGDREAFRALVDTAHANGIRIVMDVVLNHPGRATLHDMVEFGFGGVTDPSWRTWRPSDGIWAAWEDRFVTYADSSDAWARWWGPGWIRSDLPGYEPCGEDERTLCLFELPDFRTDSRADVDVPPFLQLKWGEDKLAAEQAELDAWFAERGYPRSPGHHIIKWLTDWVREFGVDGFRFDTIKHVDLDMIQTLKTEAIGALEDWRERHPGQSPDDLPFWMVGEDWGHGVERSVYFDHGLDAMINFDFVTDIDADLDSVYTAYASARSTSPVLTYVSSHDTELFDRSRLMDAGTRLLLLPGAVNIFYGDETARPPGPAVSDPSQSTRSFMNWATPDEAVLAHWRLLGAFRDAHPAVALGTHTRLSAEPYAFHRRLDFGRNQRDDVVVVLGASDERVRLNVSRIWPDDTALRDASTGKVAIVSYGQVTFTAGPNGILLLEEIR is encoded by the coding sequence ATGACTTTCCGATACGGACTCCTGTTTTTCCTTCTGCTGACGACCGCCGGGCACGTGTATGCGCAGCAGGCACCGTTCAGCTGGGAGGGAGCGACGGTCTACCAGATTGTCACAGACCGCTTCTCAAACGGCAATTCCGACAACAACGGTGCATACGGTCGCGGACTGGACGGCAACGGAACGCCGTATGCCGTGGACTCGACGGGGCACTTTCTGGGGGGAGACTGGGACGGCATCCGCGGGTGGATCGAGGAGGGGTGGTTTACCCGCCTGGGTGTGGATGCACTCTGGATTTCAGCCCCCTATGAGCAGGTCCATGGGTGGATTTCGGAGCGTGGCGGGGAATATCAGCACTATGGCTACCATGGCTACTGGGCCCTGGATTACACGGAGCCCGAACGGGCATTCGGCGATCGGGAGGCCTTCCGGGCCCTCGTCGACACCGCCCACGCGAACGGAATCCGGATTGTCATGGACGTGGTCCTGAACCACCCGGGCCGCGCAACGCTCCATGACATGGTGGAGTTCGGATTCGGGGGGGTGACCGACCCGTCCTGGCGTACGTGGCGTCCCTCGGACGGCATTTGGGCGGCCTGGGAGGACCGGTTCGTGACCTACGCGGATTCTTCCGACGCATGGGCCCGGTGGTGGGGCCCCGGCTGGATCCGCTCCGATCTTCCTGGTTACGAGCCATGCGGGGAGGATGAACGGACGCTGTGCCTGTTCGAACTGCCGGATTTCCGGACGGACTCCCGCGCTGACGTGGACGTTCCGCCGTTCCTGCAGTTGAAATGGGGCGAGGACAAACTCGCCGCCGAGCAGGCCGAGCTCGATGCCTGGTTTGCCGAGCGCGGATACCCGCGCAGCCCGGGGCATCACATCATCAAGTGGCTCACCGACTGGGTGCGCGAATTCGGCGTGGATGGTTTCCGTTTCGATACCATCAAGCATGTCGACCTGGACATGATCCAGACGTTGAAAACGGAGGCAATCGGCGCTCTCGAAGATTGGCGTGAACGCCATCCCGGACAGTCTCCCGACGACCTCCCGTTCTGGATGGTGGGCGAAGATTGGGGCCACGGCGTGGAACGCTCCGTGTATTTCGATCATGGACTCGATGCCATGATCAACTTCGACTTCGTGACGGATATCGATGCCGATCTCGACTCGGTATACACGGCCTATGCATCCGCCCGTTCAACGTCGCCTGTCCTGACGTATGTCTCCTCCCACGACACGGAGTTGTTCGACCGGTCCCGGCTTATGGATGCGGGCACGCGGCTGCTGTTGCTTCCCGGTGCGGTGAACATCTTCTACGGCGATGAAACCGCGCGTCCTCCCGGCCCGGCCGTTTCCGATCCGTCCCAGTCCACGCGATCGTTCATGAACTGGGCCACGCCGGACGAAGCCGTCCTGGCCCATTGGCGGCTGCTGGGTGCGTTCCGGGACGCCCACCCGGCCGTGGCCCTCGGCACGCACACCCGGCTTTCTGCCGAACCCTACGCCTTTCACCGCCGCTTGGACTTCGGCCGCAACCAGCGGGATGACGTGGTGGTCGTACTCGGCGCATCGGACGAACGCGTTCGCCTGAACGTGTCACGCATCTGGCCGGATGACACCGCCCTGCGCGACGCATCCACCGGAAAAGTGGCCATCGTATCGTACGGACAGGTCACGTTCACAGCCGGCCCCAACGGCATCCTCCTGCTGGAAGAAATCCGCTAA
- the acnA gene encoding aconitate hydratase AcnA yields the protein MASAEKDLFGARESFDTGSGTGWMYRLDVLKQHGFDNVDRLPYSIKVLLECALRNCDGFLVSKEDVAKLANYNPRDPEKVEIPFMPARVLLQDFTGVPAVVDLAAMRSAMARLGGNPDTINPRVPVDLVIDHSVQVDAFGMADALRINSEKEFERNRERYEFLRWGKQAFDNFSVVPPASGICHQVNLEYLARCVWSKPSEDGVPVYYPDSLVGTDSHTTMIDGLGVVGWGVGGIEAEAVMLGQPVYMLMPEVIGFKLTGELPEGATATDLVLTVTQTLREYGVVGKFVEFFGPGVTNMTIPDRATIANMAPEYGATMGFFQIDQETLDYLLRTGRSPELVETVKRYTQAQGLFRTDETPEPEFLDVLELDLSTITPSLSGPKRPQDRIALPDMKSEFQASLTRKAGPRGFGLDEDALSATGTYSDGKHELQLKHGDVTIAAITSCTNTSNPSVMIGAGLVAKNAVERGLKVKPFVKTSLAPGSKVVTEYLDEAGLSPYLDAIGFNLVGYGCTTCIGNSGPLPPATANAIKEGNLIVAGVLSGNRNFEGRIHQLVQANYLASPPLVVAYALAGTVDIDLSRDPLCQDAEGNDVYLRDLWPTSAEIREMVDRCVTPEMFEKEYGGIEDSNAQWNAISIPEGSIYEWNTESTYVQEPPYFEGLKAETPAIVPIHGARVLARLGDSTTTDHISPAGAIAPDSPAAKYLLEHEVPYLEFNSYGSRRGNHEVMMRGTFANIRIKNQLVPGIEGGVTRHFPTDEVMSIYDASMKYQADGTSLVILAGNDYGMGSSRDWAAKGTILLGVKAVIAESYERIHRSNLIGMGVLPLQYADGDTAERLGLDGTESFDIPVSEDVKAGQRITVTATHPSGGSKEFSALVRLDTPVEVEYYRNGGILNYVLRDFLNTSTVQA from the coding sequence ATGGCATCAGCAGAAAAAGACCTTTTTGGCGCCCGCGAATCCTTTGACACCGGCTCGGGCACGGGCTGGATGTATCGGCTCGACGTCCTGAAGCAGCACGGATTCGACAACGTCGACCGGCTTCCCTATTCCATCAAGGTCCTGCTGGAATGTGCGCTCCGCAACTGCGACGGCTTCCTGGTGAGCAAGGAAGATGTGGCCAAGCTGGCCAACTACAATCCGCGCGACCCCGAGAAGGTGGAGATTCCGTTCATGCCGGCACGCGTACTGCTGCAGGACTTCACGGGTGTTCCGGCGGTCGTCGACCTGGCCGCCATGCGGAGCGCCATGGCCCGACTGGGCGGAAATCCCGACACCATCAATCCGCGTGTTCCGGTGGACCTGGTCATTGACCACTCCGTCCAGGTCGATGCCTTCGGCATGGCCGATGCCCTGCGCATCAACTCCGAAAAGGAATTCGAACGCAACCGGGAGCGGTACGAATTCCTGCGCTGGGGCAAACAGGCGTTTGACAATTTCTCGGTCGTGCCTCCCGCCAGCGGCATCTGTCACCAGGTCAACCTGGAGTATCTCGCGCGCTGTGTATGGAGCAAGCCCTCCGAAGACGGCGTGCCGGTCTACTATCCGGATTCCCTCGTGGGCACGGACAGCCACACGACCATGATTGACGGCCTGGGCGTCGTAGGATGGGGTGTCGGTGGCATTGAGGCCGAGGCCGTCATGCTGGGCCAGCCCGTCTACATGCTCATGCCGGAAGTCATCGGGTTCAAGCTGACCGGCGAATTGCCGGAAGGCGCTACGGCCACGGACCTGGTCCTGACCGTCACACAGACGCTCCGCGAGTACGGTGTCGTCGGCAAGTTCGTGGAATTCTTCGGCCCGGGCGTCACCAACATGACCATCCCGGACCGCGCCACCATCGCCAATATGGCCCCGGAATACGGCGCCACCATGGGCTTCTTCCAGATTGACCAGGAAACACTGGACTACCTGCTGAGAACCGGTCGCAGCCCCGAATTGGTGGAAACAGTGAAGCGCTATACGCAGGCCCAAGGGCTGTTCCGGACCGATGAAACCCCGGAACCGGAATTCCTGGATGTGCTGGAATTGGATCTCTCGACCATCACGCCCAGCCTGTCCGGTCCGAAGCGTCCGCAGGACCGCATTGCCCTCCCGGACATGAAGTCCGAATTCCAGGCGTCCCTGACGCGCAAGGCGGGCCCCCGCGGATTCGGCCTCGATGAAGACGCCCTTTCCGCCACCGGAACGTACAGTGACGGAAAGCATGAACTGCAGCTGAAGCACGGTGACGTCACGATTGCGGCCATCACCAGTTGCACGAACACGTCCAACCCGTCGGTCATGATCGGCGCCGGACTGGTGGCCAAGAATGCCGTCGAGCGCGGCCTGAAGGTCAAACCTTTTGTCAAAACCTCCCTGGCACCCGGATCCAAGGTCGTGACAGAGTACCTGGACGAGGCGGGCCTGTCGCCCTACCTCGACGCCATCGGATTCAACCTGGTCGGTTACGGTTGCACGACCTGCATTGGCAACTCCGGCCCCCTGCCACCCGCCACCGCCAACGCCATCAAGGAAGGCAACCTGATTGTGGCCGGTGTCCTGTCCGGCAACCGGAACTTCGAGGGCCGCATCCACCAGTTGGTGCAGGCCAATTACCTGGCCTCGCCGCCCCTCGTGGTGGCCTACGCCCTCGCCGGCACCGTGGACATCGATCTCTCCAGGGATCCGCTGTGCCAGGATGCCGAAGGCAACGACGTTTACCTGCGTGACCTGTGGCCCACAAGCGCTGAAATCCGCGAAATGGTGGATCGCTGTGTCACACCGGAAATGTTCGAAAAGGAGTACGGCGGCATTGAGGACTCCAACGCGCAATGGAACGCCATCTCCATTCCGGAAGGCTCCATCTACGAGTGGAACACCGAATCCACGTACGTCCAGGAACCACCGTACTTCGAGGGTCTGAAGGCCGAAACGCCCGCCATCGTGCCCATCCACGGGGCCCGCGTACTGGCCCGACTCGGCGATTCCACGACCACGGATCATATTTCCCCGGCCGGGGCCATCGCGCCGGATTCTCCGGCCGCCAAGTATCTGCTGGAGCACGAGGTGCCGTACCTGGAGTTCAACTCCTACGGATCGCGCCGCGGCAACCATGAGGTCATGATGCGCGGCACGTTCGCCAACATCCGCATAAAGAACCAGCTCGTACCCGGCATTGAAGGGGGCGTAACCCGTCACTTTCCGACCGACGAAGTCATGTCCATCTACGATGCATCCATGAAGTACCAGGCCGACGGAACGTCCCTGGTCATCCTGGCCGGCAACGACTACGGGATGGGCTCCAGCCGGGACTGGGCCGCCAAGGGCACCATCCTGCTGGGCGTCAAGGCCGTCATTGCGGAGAGCTACGAGCGCATCCACCGTTCGAACCTGATCGGCATGGGCGTCCTGCCATTGCAGTATGCCGACGGCGATACGGCAGAGCGTCTGGGCCTCGACGGAACCGAATCCTTCGACATCCCGGTATCCGAGGATGTCAAAGCAGGACAACGTATTACCGTTACGGCAACGCATCCGTCCGGTGGGAGCAAGGAATTCAGCGCTCTCGTCCGGTTGGACACGCCGGTCGAGGTGGAATACTACCGCAACGGCGGCATCCTGAACTACGTGCTGCGCGACTTCTTGAATACCTCGACGGTTCAGGCTTGA
- a CDS encoding sialidase family protein — protein MVFLLAVAGAAALATGCSDDLHVATAELASGEVGRSTVALSADGGTAYYTWVARDSTGWNVWLSAWTRGASGPSAPVRVNATPGNAAAHNQAPPQVGVDAEGRVYVAWINRIDVPGRRFPANDLFLAVSGDGGRTFGPEQTVNSDAGGLPTGHTFHNMTPLPDGSMLVSWIDGRARAAAEAKIEATVVTTSGDAHSAHAAMHAPLNNDSDVPAVGSEIRVARVEDGGRIIRETAVLDQSSCPCCRTNLAVGPDGRIHAVWRHEYESGERDIVTAHSDDGGETFSPLRPVFRDHWNINACPHTGPAIAVDGDGRVHVVWYTGAESAPGIRHAVSADRGETFSKVSTVLDNVPVSQVALAASSGQVTLLTEDHERNGLSSWRVRGGNINWTSLQAGAELPSQAAAGGTLVQTWREGNALKARMWS, from the coding sequence GTGGTCTTCCTGCTCGCCGTTGCCGGTGCCGCCGCGCTTGCCACGGGCTGCTCGGACGACCTCCATGTCGCCACCGCCGAGCTGGCCTCGGGCGAAGTCGGTCGCTCCACGGTAGCCCTCTCGGCGGACGGTGGAACGGCGTATTACACGTGGGTGGCCCGGGACTCCACCGGCTGGAATGTGTGGCTCAGCGCGTGGACGCGGGGGGCCTCCGGGCCCTCCGCACCCGTGCGTGTGAACGCAACCCCGGGAAACGCCGCGGCCCACAACCAGGCCCCGCCTCAGGTGGGTGTGGATGCGGAAGGCCGGGTGTATGTGGCATGGATCAACCGGATTGATGTCCCGGGACGACGCTTCCCGGCGAACGACCTGTTCCTGGCGGTCTCCGGTGACGGGGGTCGGACATTCGGACCGGAGCAGACGGTGAACAGCGATGCCGGTGGCCTCCCGACGGGCCACACCTTCCACAACATGACCCCCCTGCCGGACGGCAGCATGCTGGTATCGTGGATTGACGGGCGCGCCCGGGCGGCTGCCGAAGCAAAAATCGAAGCCACCGTTGTGACCACATCGGGTGACGCACATTCTGCACATGCCGCCATGCATGCGCCTCTCAACAACGATTCCGATGTACCGGCCGTCGGTTCCGAAATCCGGGTGGCCCGCGTGGAGGACGGCGGCCGGATCATCCGGGAAACCGCCGTGCTGGATCAGTCGTCCTGCCCTTGCTGCCGGACAAACCTGGCGGTGGGTCCGGACGGGCGCATCCACGCGGTGTGGCGTCACGAGTACGAATCCGGCGAAAGGGACATCGTGACGGCGCACTCAGACGACGGCGGTGAGACGTTCAGTCCGCTCCGGCCGGTCTTCCGCGACCACTGGAACATCAATGCCTGCCCCCACACCGGACCCGCCATCGCCGTGGACGGGGACGGCCGCGTCCATGTAGTATGGTACACGGGTGCGGAGTCCGCACCGGGCATCCGGCACGCCGTATCGGCCGATCGCGGGGAAACCTTCAGCAAGGTCAGTACGGTATTGGACAACGTACCGGTTTCCCAGGTAGCGCTTGCCGCATCATCCGGACAGGTGACGCTTTTGACGGAAGATCATGAACGGAACGGTCTGTCTTCCTGGCGCGTGCGAGGGGGCAACATCAACTGGACCTCGCTGCAGGCCGGCGCGGAGTTGCCGTCCCAGGCGGCTGCCGGGGGCACGTTGGTGCAGACCTGGCGAGAAGGCAACGCGCTCAAGGCGCGGATGTGGAGCTAA